In the Phycisphaerales bacterium genome, one interval contains:
- the tyrS gene encoding tyrosine--tRNA ligase: MTKMTQPLLEELQWRGLVHQTTADDVLPGFLSTPGRVAYCGFDPTSDSLTIGNLVPIMMLGHLQRCGHKPIALMGGGTGLIGDPSGKDSERQLQTLEQVAANVEACSKIFKRVLDFDKAHPNAAVLVNNADWLGSLGYLEVLRDVGKHFSVNAMIQKDSVRERLHNREQGISYTEFSYMLLQAYDFLHLRRAHECTIQIAGSDQFGNIVCGIDLIRRDMIDQADELPRGYGITAPLVTKADGTKFGKTESGAIWLTADRTSPYAFHQFWLNTSDADVGRYLRFFTFLGKEEIESIEQEHQQEPQKREAQRALAAEATRLLHGQEELERAEAAGQALFSGEVSKLDMKALEEVFSDVPHSSHAKTMLEGDGLLLVDLLAETSLTQSKREARTFLSQGAVSVNGSKVTGDDAVERRLKVSDLLHGKTILLRRGKKAWHASHWA; the protein is encoded by the coding sequence ATGACCAAAATGACTCAACCCCTCTTAGAAGAATTACAGTGGCGCGGGCTTGTACACCAAACCACAGCTGATGATGTGTTGCCTGGATTTCTTTCAACACCCGGTCGGGTTGCTTACTGTGGGTTTGATCCTACATCTGACAGTCTTACGATTGGCAACCTTGTGCCAATTATGATGCTGGGGCATCTGCAGCGTTGTGGGCACAAACCAATTGCATTAATGGGTGGCGGCACTGGTCTAATTGGCGATCCATCAGGTAAAGACAGTGAACGACAGCTTCAGACACTCGAGCAGGTGGCAGCCAATGTTGAAGCGTGTAGTAAGATCTTCAAACGTGTTCTTGATTTCGATAAAGCGCATCCGAATGCAGCTGTATTGGTGAACAATGCTGACTGGCTCGGTTCACTGGGATATCTCGAGGTGCTTCGCGATGTTGGCAAGCACTTCTCAGTGAATGCCATGATTCAGAAGGATTCTGTAAGAGAGCGGCTACACAATCGAGAGCAAGGTATTTCATATACTGAGTTCTCTTACATGTTGCTGCAGGCTTATGACTTTCTTCATCTGCGTCGCGCGCATGAATGTACGATTCAAATTGCAGGTTCTGATCAATTCGGGAACATTGTTTGTGGTATTGATTTGATTCGTCGAGATATGATCGACCAAGCTGATGAACTGCCGCGAGGATACGGAATCACGGCGCCATTAGTGACCAAAGCAGATGGAACCAAGTTTGGCAAAACAGAATCAGGCGCAATCTGGCTGACGGCTGATCGCACGAGTCCTTATGCGTTTCACCAATTCTGGCTCAATACGTCTGATGCAGATGTCGGCCGGTATCTACGTTTCTTCACGTTTCTAGGAAAAGAAGAAATTGAGTCAATCGAGCAAGAGCATCAACAAGAGCCTCAGAAGCGAGAAGCTCAAAGGGCGCTTGCGGCTGAGGCAACTCGATTGCTTCATGGACAAGAAGAACTCGAACGTGCTGAAGCAGCAGGTCAAGCATTGTTTAGCGGTGAGGTGAGCAAGCTTGATATGAAGGCATTAGAAGAAGTGTTTTCAGATGTGCCTCATAGCTCACACGCAAAGACGATGTTGGAGGGTGATGGGTTATTGCTGGTCGATCTTCTAGCAGAGACTTCACTTACACAGTCAAAGCGTGAAGCTCGAACCTTCCTGAGTCAAGGTGCAGTGTCGGTCAATGGCAGTAAAGTGACTGGTGATGACGCCGTTGAGAGGCGGCTCAAAGTGAGCGATCTTCTTCACGGCAAGACGATTCTCTTACGCCGCGGCAAGAAGGCATGGCACGCAAGCCACTGGGCGTGA
- a CDS encoding diadenylate cyclase, producing MLEYLGSYPLYQVILEMAVLWICVYFVFRFVQGTRAAGAVKGFAIVLVVFTLIIRVMTRDSDAFGRLNFIYSQFLGLLAILLVVVFQPELRQAFIRLGQARLFGVGRGLGSSIPETIATAVTFLSKSQFGAIIAIEREVKLGGLVERGQTLNAELSASLIESIFWPNSPLHDLGVVIRGSQIIAAGVQFPLAEEGVLPSRYGSRHRAAVGLSMDSDAVIVIVSEENGAVSLAERGQLTYDIPREEFEAVLRTRLVTPSTEEAPTTVTDSKDDSPEQDLTDANPSTDQQNSPEKDHDDQLA from the coding sequence ATGCTGGAATATCTTGGAAGCTATCCACTCTATCAGGTCATTCTTGAAATGGCCGTCTTGTGGATTTGTGTCTATTTCGTATTTCGGTTCGTCCAAGGCACAAGAGCCGCTGGTGCGGTGAAGGGCTTCGCGATTGTCTTAGTTGTCTTCACCCTAATTATCAGGGTCATGACACGCGACAGCGATGCATTTGGTCGCCTCAACTTCATCTATAGCCAGTTTCTCGGTCTATTGGCAATTCTGTTGGTTGTGGTATTCCAACCTGAGTTAAGACAAGCGTTTATTCGTCTTGGACAGGCTCGGCTCTTTGGTGTCGGCAGAGGTCTCGGATCTTCTATTCCAGAGACGATCGCTACAGCGGTAACCTTCCTAAGCAAAAGTCAATTTGGTGCGATCATTGCTATCGAGCGAGAAGTTAAACTGGGTGGCCTTGTGGAACGCGGGCAGACACTCAATGCCGAACTATCCGCAAGTCTCATTGAATCTATTTTCTGGCCCAACAGTCCTCTTCATGATCTCGGTGTTGTCATCAGAGGCAGCCAAATCATTGCTGCTGGCGTACAGTTCCCACTGGCTGAAGAAGGCGTACTACCATCACGATACGGATCGCGACATCGTGCTGCGGTTGGACTTTCAATGGACTCAGACGCAGTGATTGTCATCGTGAGCGAAGAAAATGGCGCTGTCAGCCTTGCTGAGCGAGGGCAGCTTACCTATGACATTCCTCGAGAAGAATTCGAGGCCGTGCTACGTACAAGACTGGTCACCCCTTCAACCGAAGAGGCTCCCACAACCGTTACCGATTCTAAAGACGATTCGCCAGAACAAGATCTGACTGATGCGAATCCAAGCACTGACCAGCAAAATAGCCCCGAAAAAGACCATGACGATCAGCTCGCCTAA